One genomic segment of Candidatus Baltobacteraceae bacterium includes these proteins:
- the recO gene encoding DNA repair protein RecO, with translation MVIRGRQLGEADRIFTLFTLERGKLDAVAKGVRRPRSHLAGRLEFGNECAFGMHHGRSLDVIVSADIVTAPWTKLVEPERYAVASVAAELIDAFCEPDLELPEVYALFSGMLGAVTSSQEPRALLPRFSLRLLDLLGLAPPAGDCVRCATALGDARAWVDAQAGGFIDAACRERWRDLPEADAADRENFAALRAPKDATSAGLRARPLVARAIDDLLAHHLGRRPKSGAHLAEFSSR, from the coding sequence ATCGTCATTCGCGGACGCCAGCTCGGCGAAGCCGATCGCATCTTCACGCTCTTTACACTCGAGCGCGGGAAACTCGACGCGGTTGCAAAAGGCGTCCGTCGTCCGCGCAGCCATCTCGCGGGACGCTTAGAGTTTGGAAATGAGTGTGCGTTTGGAATGCATCACGGACGTTCGCTCGACGTCATCGTATCGGCCGACATCGTGACGGCGCCGTGGACGAAGCTGGTCGAACCCGAGCGATACGCCGTTGCCTCGGTCGCGGCCGAGCTGATCGATGCGTTTTGCGAACCGGATTTGGAACTGCCCGAGGTGTACGCGCTTTTCTCAGGAATGCTCGGCGCCGTGACCTCGTCGCAAGAACCCCGCGCGCTGTTGCCGCGTTTTTCGCTACGTCTATTGGATCTGCTGGGCTTGGCTCCCCCGGCCGGCGACTGCGTGCGCTGCGCGACGGCGCTGGGGGACGCACGTGCGTGGGTCGATGCGCAAGCCGGTGGATTCATCGATGCGGCGTGTCGCGAGCGGTGGCGAGATCTTCCCGAAGCCGATGCGGCCGATCGCGAAAACTTTGCCGCGCTCCGCGCGCCTAAGGACGCGACGTCCGCCGGGCTGCGCGCGCGTCCGCTCGTGGCGCGCGCGATCGACGATTTGCTCGCGCACCATCTCGGGCGCCGTCCGAAATCGGGCGCGCATCTGGCCGAGTTTAGCTCGCGGTAA
- the ruvX gene encoding Holliday junction resolvase RuvX — protein MAIMALDVGSKRIGVAVADPSRTFALPATTVERSNLKADLARLRELFEEHGVDELIIGDPIALSGERGIAAQKMDEFVERLRAVYDGAIHRVDERMTTAAATKTLIAADVSRAKRKRAVDAMAAALILETYLARRGRETP, from the coding sequence ATGGCCATTATGGCGCTCGACGTCGGAAGCAAGCGCATCGGCGTGGCCGTTGCCGATCCCAGCCGCACCTTCGCGTTGCCGGCGACGACGGTCGAGCGAAGCAATCTCAAAGCCGATCTCGCGCGCCTGCGCGAGCTCTTCGAAGAACACGGCGTCGACGAACTGATCATCGGCGATCCCATAGCGCTTTCGGGGGAGCGCGGAATCGCCGCTCAAAAGATGGACGAGTTCGTCGAACGGCTGCGCGCGGTCTACGACGGAGCGATTCATCGCGTCGACGAGCGCATGACGACGGCTGCGGCGACCAAAACGCTCATCGCCGCGGACGTGTCGCGCGCGAAACGCAAACGCGCGGTCGACGCAATGGCTGCCGCGCTCATCCTGGAAACGTACCTGGCGCGCCGTGGGCGGGAAACCCCCTGA